A genomic region of Christiangramia sp. OXR-203 contains the following coding sequences:
- a CDS encoding DUF4834 family protein, which yields MLEASLSGVLKFVLVVLLIYFGFKIIIRFFGPLILKYFMRKMGKKFEQQFGQQFGQQFGGAASKKSKSNPTNIGKEPKAKSNKDKKVGEYIDYEEID from the coding sequence ATGTTAGAAGCATCCTTATCTGGAGTATTAAAATTTGTACTTGTAGTATTACTTATATATTTCGGATTTAAAATAATAATTCGATTTTTCGGCCCTCTCATTCTCAAATATTTCATGAGAAAAATGGGGAAAAAGTTCGAACAGCAGTTTGGCCAACAATTTGGTCAGCAGTTTGGTGGAGCGGCTTCCAAAAAGTCAAAGTCAAATCCTACAAATATTGGTAAGGAACCTAAAGCCAAATCCAATAAGGATAAAAAGGTAGGGGAATATATCGATTACGAAGAAATTGATTAA